A portion of the Cryptomeria japonica chromosome 5, Sugi_1.0, whole genome shotgun sequence genome contains these proteins:
- the LOC131032745 gene encoding protein SMALL AUXIN UP-REGULATED RNA 12 yields MARIEGNSQVLLVKHIIRLLCRFAKAHKAVVHALSSKSTRYFSFADEFVGRSCGGLPTDVPKGHCAVYVGSGRSRFIIPTEYLNHSVFRALLDKAEEEYGFDHHMGLIIPCEEIAFQHLTSVLEKEGSVTHKRRAG; encoded by the coding sequence ATGGCCAGGATAGAGGGAAATTCCCAAGTCTTGCTTGTGAAGCACATAATCAGATTACTGTGTAGGTTTGCTAAAGCCCATAAGGCAGTTGTGCATGCCCTTTCTTCAAAGAGCACAAGGTATTTCAGCTTTGCAGATGAGTTCGTGGGCAGATCATGTGGTGGCCTTCCTACCGATGTCCCAAAGGGCCATTGTGCTGTATATGTTGGTAGTGGACGGTCTAGGTTTATAATCCCCACTGAGTATTTGAATCATTCTGTGTTCCGGGCATTGCTGGATAAGGCTGAGGAAGAGTATGGATTTGATCATCACATGGGACTCATCATTCCCTGTGAGGAAATAGCTTTCCAGCATCTGACATCCGTGCTAGAGAAAGAAGGATCTGTGACTCATAAACGTAGAGCCGGATAA
- the LOC131032766 gene encoding protein SMALL AUXIN UP-REGULATED RNA 12-like, which produces MGGDTRNKIALAVLLKKFVTKLQRLVNASREVCCAPSPRIRCEEKVGFLPRDVPKGHFAVYVGSQRSRFVVPTTYLSQPLFQTLLERAEEEYGFDHHMGLIIPCEKVAFENITALLEREDPTLDCWGINKIMGFFHNANPCMATTF; this is translated from the coding sequence ATGGGTGGCGATACAAGAAACAAGATAGCCCTAGCTGTTCTCTTGAAAAAATTTGTGACCAAGTTACAGAGGCTTGTCAATGCTAGCAGAGAAGTTTGTTGTGCTCCTAGTCCCAGAATAAGGTGTGAAGAAAAAGTTGGGTTTCTTCCTAGAGATGTCCCCAAAGGCCACTTTGCAGTATATGTTGGGAGTCAAAGAAGCAGGTTTGTAGTGCCCACAACTTATTTGAGCCAACCTTTGTTCCAGACATTGCTTGAGAGAGCTGAGGAAGAGTATGGATTTGATCACCATATGGGGCTTATCATCCCCTGTGAGAAAGTTGCCTTTGAGAATATAACTGCTCTTCTGGAAAGAGAAGATCCAACACTGGACTGTTGGGGGATAAACAAGATAATGGGCTTCTTCCATAATGCAAATCCATGTATGGCAACTACTTTCTGA